In Selenomonas dianae, a genomic segment contains:
- a CDS encoding fructose bisphosphate aldolase: MNQEQLKRMTEDKGFIAALDQSGGSTPKALKAYGVDESAYHGEEEMFTRVHEMRTRIIKSPSFDKSRILAAILFENTMDRKIDDLYTADYLWEKKGIIPFLKVDKGLADEKDGVQLMKPIPGLDALLDRANERHIFGTKMRSVIKQANEAGIRAIIDQQFVIGMQIAHKGLVPILEPEVDIHCPDKAKAEEIMHGIMKEYVAKLHEGAKIMFKVTIPTVDNLYADLMKDANVVRIVALSGGYTMDDANEKLARNHGLIASFSRALAQDLRFTQSDEEFNTILKKAIDSIYQASIT; encoded by the coding sequence ATGAATCAGGAACAACTCAAACGTATGACCGAAGACAAAGGCTTTATCGCCGCACTCGACCAGAGCGGCGGCTCCACTCCGAAGGCGCTCAAGGCATACGGCGTGGACGAGAGTGCCTATCACGGCGAAGAGGAAATGTTCACGCGCGTCCATGAGATGCGTACGCGCATCATCAAGAGCCCCTCGTTCGACAAGAGCCGGATCCTTGCGGCAATCCTCTTCGAGAACACAATGGATCGCAAGATCGACGACCTCTACACCGCCGACTACCTTTGGGAGAAGAAGGGCATCATCCCCTTCCTCAAAGTCGACAAGGGACTCGCCGATGAGAAGGACGGCGTGCAGCTCATGAAGCCGATCCCGGGGCTCGACGCACTGCTTGACCGCGCAAATGAGCGCCACATCTTCGGCACGAAAATGCGCTCCGTCATCAAACAGGCAAACGAAGCGGGCATCCGCGCCATCATCGACCAGCAGTTTGTCATCGGAATGCAGATCGCACACAAGGGGCTCGTCCCCATCCTCGAACCCGAAGTCGACATCCACTGCCCCGACAAGGCAAAGGCAGAGGAGATCATGCACGGCATCATGAAGGAGTACGTTGCAAAGCTCCATGAGGGTGCAAAGATCATGTTCAAGGTCACCATCCCGACCGTTGACAACCTCTATGCCGACCTCATGAAGGATGCAAACGTCGTCCGTATCGTCGCCCTCAGCGGCGGCTATACCATGGACGACGCGAACGAAAAGCTCGCACGCAACCACGGGCTCATCGCCAGCTTCTCCCGCGCCCTCGCGCAGGATCTGCGCTTTACGCAGAGCGACGAGGAGTTCAACACCATCCTCAAGAAGGCAATCGACAGCATCTATCAGGCATCCATCACCTGA
- a CDS encoding sensor domain-containing diguanylate cyclase has protein sequence MNLYHVRLKIALIGVEEDKADVWKGIAPKERFHHSFYTIAQEDELIRELADEEQLLIIMDKKCFLSPYMVRKTMPTHDSLLILCADNPEQLVREDYDAVDEIWLNDGAALARFYFNNVLTRMADAKRAWLQETWLQATINTLPDMIWFKDMKGIHLEVNDAFCTAVAKEKENVRGRDHYYIWDIPKEVYEASDYVCVETEDEVIAARQTCLFDEEVMKADGSLSKLKTYKTPIFDGDTIIGTVGIARDVTKEYEYQQNIIYMALHDQLTGLANRRQLDDFLSKLETNEMVVACLDLDHFKSVNDTYGHMAGDEALIRTSDLLKKHFPDTLNVRLGGDEFLIIFTDGVVSENIPSRMQAFLDDFFEAFKEDKRFGILSASAGIAEGKVGHGSFDLLLQKADEALYEAKESGRGRYVISRRDEHEVIR, from the coding sequence ATGAATTTGTATCATGTCCGGCTAAAGATTGCCCTCATCGGCGTGGAGGAAGATAAGGCGGATGTCTGGAAGGGGATCGCCCCCAAGGAGCGTTTTCATCACAGCTTTTATACGATCGCGCAGGAAGATGAGCTGATTCGGGAGTTGGCGGATGAGGAGCAGTTGCTCATCATCATGGATAAAAAATGTTTCCTGTCGCCGTATATGGTTCGTAAAACGATGCCGACGCATGACAGTCTGTTGATTCTGTGTGCGGACAATCCGGAGCAGCTGGTGCGTGAGGACTATGATGCGGTCGATGAGATCTGGTTGAACGATGGCGCGGCACTGGCGCGGTTTTATTTCAACAATGTTCTGACGCGCATGGCCGATGCCAAGCGTGCTTGGTTGCAGGAAACGTGGCTGCAGGCGACGATCAACACGCTCCCCGATATGATTTGGTTCAAGGATATGAAGGGCATACACCTCGAAGTGAACGATGCGTTTTGTACGGCGGTCGCGAAGGAAAAGGAGAATGTCAGAGGGCGGGATCATTACTATATTTGGGATATTCCGAAGGAGGTCTACGAGGCGAGCGACTATGTCTGCGTTGAGACGGAGGATGAAGTCATCGCCGCGCGGCAAACCTGCCTGTTTGATGAAGAGGTCATGAAGGCGGACGGCAGCCTCAGCAAGCTCAAGACGTATAAAACGCCGATTTTCGACGGAGATACGATCATCGGCACGGTCGGCATTGCCCGTGATGTGACGAAGGAATACGAGTATCAGCAGAATATCATCTACATGGCGCTGCATGACCAGCTCACGGGACTGGCGAACCGCCGTCAGCTGGATGACTTTCTGTCCAAATTGGAGACCAATGAAATGGTGGTCGCCTGTCTCGATCTGGATCATTTCAAGTCGGTGAACGATACGTATGGGCATATGGCGGGCGATGAGGCGCTCATCCGAACCTCCGATCTGCTCAAAAAGCATTTCCCCGATACGCTGAATGTTCGTCTCGGCGGCGATGAGTTCCTCATCATATTCACCGATGGCGTGGTGAGCGAGAATATTCCGAGCCGGATGCAGGCGTTTCTTGATGATTTCTTTGAAGCGTTCAAAGAGGACAAGCGCTTTGGCATTTTGTCGGCCAGTGCGGGCATTGCCGAGGGGAAGGTCGGGCATGGCTCGTTCGATCTGCTGCTGCAGAAAGCGGATGAGGCGCTGTACGAGGCGAAGGAGAGCGGGCGGGGGCGCTATGTGATCAGCCGCCGCGATGAGCATGAAGTGATCCGCTGA
- a CDS encoding response regulator transcription factor translates to MTKILLVDDQKILLEGLVKLLAPLTDIKVVGTCTLSELAEEACVRLAPDLVLMDICMEGRTSGIRICERLKKRFPTLRVVLMTGMQEVAFLTWAKNAGADSFIYKESSSEAFADCIRATMRGKRIYPRAAAGRALASTDNPLTERELGILHRICRNMSYEEIAAELGITKRTVNFHVGNMLAKTGYKSIVGLAIEATERGYAGSVPRER, encoded by the coding sequence ATGACAAAAATTCTTCTCGTGGACGATCAGAAAATACTCCTGGAGGGTCTGGTAAAGCTCCTCGCGCCGCTCACGGACATCAAGGTCGTCGGCACCTGCACCCTCTCAGAACTGGCAGAGGAGGCGTGCGTGCGCCTTGCCCCCGACCTCGTTCTCATGGACATCTGTATGGAGGGTCGCACGAGCGGCATCCGCATCTGCGAACGTCTCAAGAAGCGTTTCCCCACGCTGCGCGTCGTCCTCATGACGGGGATGCAGGAGGTCGCCTTTCTGACGTGGGCAAAGAACGCGGGCGCGGACAGCTTCATCTACAAGGAGTCCTCAAGCGAGGCATTCGCCGACTGCATCCGTGCCACCATGCGGGGCAAACGGATCTACCCGCGTGCAGCCGCAGGACGTGCCCTCGCCAGCACGGACAATCCGCTCACGGAGCGCGAGCTCGGCATCCTGCACCGCATCTGTCGCAACATGAGCTACGAGGAAATCGCCGCAGAGCTCGGCATCACAAAGCGCACCGTCAACTTCCACGTCGGCAATATGCTCGCCAAGACCGGCTACAAGAGCATCGTCGGGCTCGCTATCGAGGCGACCGAGCGCGGCTATGCGGGCAGTGTGCCACGGGAGAGGTGA
- a CDS encoding sensor histidine kinase, with translation MERLTAHGFAAILVLVLPACLVLIAQTAVLCWGFSHLDRHRIRRTLPEATALAVALCITLLLGGGWKLELMGLPPTEWLLYERVFAGTAAVGAGLFSMRWTPRRGGLLTAAGVFSLPLFDIFLPVCALLVLLLLAGRVLLLIRHIRAWSAREVTVASIREGLDLLPDGLLFARADHTAVLVNITMLRFMERILGRQYRSADVFWQELMAFDDPATADKIVHENAVLLRFAAGDAWLVQRVRLTEGLDGWQLTASCVTEADAVSRELEAKNAALSATVSAQKELLATLEKTERHRTLQDITSRVHDVLGQRISMLQQLLASPAPKDALDTIIRIDSLLEEVPLMQEEHPATLLADMTDTYTRLGVRLVQTGELPRSLRRARAFAAIIREGLSNAVCHGRANEIRITLTEHRLCIRDNGIGCTTLRPGGGLAGMIRRVNELGGHLRITTSPHFELDAQIGEDRR, from the coding sequence ATGGAACGACTGACCGCACACGGTTTCGCGGCGATCCTCGTCCTCGTACTCCCCGCGTGCCTCGTCCTCATCGCCCAGACCGCCGTACTCTGTTGGGGATTTTCGCACCTCGATCGGCATCGCATACGCCGCACCCTGCCGGAGGCGACAGCACTCGCCGTCGCGCTCTGCATCACGCTCCTCCTCGGCGGCGGATGGAAACTCGAACTCATGGGTCTGCCGCCGACGGAGTGGCTACTCTACGAGCGTGTGTTTGCGGGGACGGCCGCCGTCGGCGCAGGGCTCTTTTCGATGCGGTGGACGCCGCGGCGCGGCGGACTGCTCACGGCGGCGGGCGTGTTCTCCCTTCCGCTGTTTGACATCTTCCTGCCCGTCTGTGCGCTCCTCGTCCTCCTGCTGCTCGCAGGGCGGGTTCTGCTCCTCATCCGACACATACGGGCGTGGAGTGCACGTGAGGTGACGGTCGCCTCCATCCGCGAGGGGCTCGATCTCCTGCCCGACGGACTGCTCTTCGCCCGTGCCGATCACACTGCGGTTCTCGTCAACATCACAATGCTGCGCTTCATGGAGCGGATCCTCGGGCGGCAGTATCGCAGCGCGGATGTGTTCTGGCAGGAACTCATGGCGTTCGACGATCCTGCCACAGCGGATAAGATTGTGCACGAGAATGCCGTTCTCCTGCGCTTTGCCGCCGGCGACGCATGGCTCGTACAACGTGTACGGCTGACGGAGGGGCTCGACGGCTGGCAGCTGACCGCCTCCTGCGTCACGGAGGCAGATGCCGTTTCGCGAGAACTTGAGGCGAAAAACGCCGCACTCAGCGCCACGGTCAGCGCACAGAAGGAACTGCTCGCGACCCTTGAAAAAACGGAACGGCACCGCACGCTGCAGGACATCACCTCACGCGTGCACGATGTCCTCGGGCAGCGCATCAGTATGCTCCAACAACTCCTCGCAAGCCCCGCGCCGAAGGACGCACTGGATACGATCATCCGCATTGACAGCCTCCTTGAGGAGGTTCCACTGATGCAGGAGGAACATCCCGCCACCCTCCTCGCCGATATGACGGACACCTACACGCGGCTCGGCGTGCGCCTTGTCCAAACGGGCGAGCTGCCGCGCAGTCTGCGGCGTGCCCGCGCCTTTGCCGCCATCATCCGCGAGGGGCTGAGCAACGCGGTCTGCCACGGACGTGCAAACGAGATCCGGATCACACTCACCGAACACCGCCTGTGCATCCGCGACAACGGCATCGGCTGCACGACGCTCCGTCCCGGCGGAGGGCTTGCGGGCATGATCCGCCGCGTGAACGAACTCGGCGGGCATCTGCGCATCACCACATCGCCGCATTTTGAACTCGACGCACAGATAGGGGAGGATCGACGATGA
- a CDS encoding DUF6630 family protein translates to MSLYHLIQEKIFDTYEDWCLKCSSMNRHGFHIVGIENELKSMRDGTNMFVEICPPQAVGGCTSMKAFGGKSAGQVVLTLEIGGKKYRRTELSYDDAAQIMKAFVQKRMLPDVGEYEPTQDEPQAMADAFAALAHILRVDAVDTKQLRKKLQAKGTAGVDDAWEALCKKLVRSGRAVALDWKSEREDFVAAVQSLTVGTGLAVDGDMLGETDGIPVWSKMVNAMWRDHILAAMDMNSEDYVLLVLTRADFVRAAECARVLLHRIARAEEM, encoded by the coding sequence ATGAGCCTGTACCATCTGATTCAGGAAAAAATCTTTGATACTTACGAGGACTGGTGCTTGAAGTGCAGTTCGATGAACCGTCACGGCTTTCATATCGTGGGGATTGAGAATGAATTGAAGTCCATGCGGGACGGGACGAATATGTTTGTGGAGATCTGCCCGCCGCAGGCGGTGGGGGGCTGTACGTCGATGAAGGCGTTCGGTGGGAAGTCTGCCGGTCAGGTGGTGCTCACGCTGGAAATCGGCGGGAAGAAGTATCGCCGCACGGAGCTTTCCTATGATGATGCGGCACAGATCATGAAGGCTTTCGTGCAAAAAAGAATGCTCCCCGATGTCGGGGAATATGAACCGACACAAGACGAGCCGCAAGCGATGGCGGACGCATTCGCTGCGCTTGCCCATATCCTGCGCGTGGATGCCGTAGATACGAAGCAGCTGCGGAAAAAGTTACAGGCGAAGGGCACGGCGGGGGTGGATGACGCATGGGAGGCACTTTGCAAAAAACTGGTACGCAGCGGCAGGGCAGTGGCGCTTGACTGGAAGAGCGAGCGGGAGGATTTTGTCGCTGCCGTGCAGTCGCTGACAGTAGGCACGGGACTTGCTGTTGACGGGGATATGCTCGGTGAGACGGACGGGATTCCTGTCTGGAGCAAGATGGTGAATGCGATGTGGAGGGATCATATTCTTGCCGCGATGGATATGAACAGCGAGGACTATGTTCTGCTTGTTTTGACAAGGGCAGATTTTGTGCGTGCGGCAGAATGTGCACGCGTTCTCCTGCACCGAATTGCACGGGCGGAGGAGATGTGA
- a CDS encoding LemA family protein — protein MNNKGVISVGVILIVVILGCIFGFISLYNGLKEAEIRVDAAYGQVENQMQRRSDLIPNLVNTVKGYDIHEKTIIEEVVNARTKLAGAQGVEQMDAANAELTGALGRLFAIAEAYPDLKANTQYLELMRELSGSENRIAVARRDYNEAVRQYNVTISTFPGMFLAGSMGMTQKPQFKAKEGADAVPEVKF, from the coding sequence ATGAACAACAAGGGCGTTATCTCCGTCGGTGTCATTCTCATCGTCGTCATCCTCGGCTGCATCTTCGGCTTCATCTCTCTCTATAACGGGCTGAAGGAGGCGGAGATCCGCGTCGATGCCGCCTACGGACAGGTCGAGAACCAGATGCAGCGGCGCAGCGACCTCATCCCGAACCTCGTGAACACGGTCAAGGGCTATGACATCCACGAAAAGACCATCATCGAGGAGGTTGTAAACGCACGTACCAAACTCGCAGGTGCGCAGGGCGTGGAGCAGATGGATGCGGCGAACGCAGAGCTGACGGGCGCACTCGGACGTCTCTTCGCCATCGCCGAGGCGTACCCCGACCTCAAGGCGAACACACAGTACCTCGAACTCATGCGCGAGCTGTCGGGATCTGAGAACCGCATTGCCGTCGCACGGCGCGACTACAACGAGGCGGTGCGTCAGTACAACGTCACAATCTCCACCTTCCCCGGTATGTTCCTCGCGGGATCTATGGGCATGACGCAAAAGCCCCAATTCAAAGCAAAAGAGGGCGCGGACGCCGTCCCCGAGGTGAAGTTCTGA
- a CDS encoding ABC transporter substrate-binding protein, giving the protein MAFVLLALAGGCGENRVDEDHGARIVYGSRDYEQINPLRNEYGVIDQLLFDGLMRRDVTGETVPGLAESYEYDPETYTYVFRLRDGVFWHDGKPLRAADVKFTIEAIRNPMTDSLNAQNFEDVREITEIDDKTVRIRLSAPNAAFLDYMVQPILPAHLLAGRDLRTTGFFRSPVGTGPFRLDHWEAGKEIVLARNEDYYRGAPKIDSFVFKIIEDDVAEAQALADGKIDAAHLAPTNAAQFMGNPAYHCYDMKTADYRAILFNFAHPYWQRNRDLIPAISYAIDRQALIDKALLGYGIPAYGPLQRSVYNNPNVERYDYNPAKAQQLLEAAGCTRGSDGYYMRGGEEVGFRLTVRNDNFARIEIINAAAEQLCAAGIHCTVETPAKIDWDGQMAYLIGWGSALDADVHTYKVFATNGKANDGHYANARVDEYLVAARRTSDPAERMRLYGLFQEELAKDPPYVFLCYIDTVYVMRTRVHGVAENNVLGHRAIGFFANVNEWTVD; this is encoded by the coding sequence ATGGCATTTGTACTACTTGCCCTTGCGGGCGGCTGTGGTGAGAACCGTGTGGACGAGGATCATGGAGCGCGGATCGTCTATGGGTCGAGGGACTACGAGCAGATCAATCCTCTTCGGAACGAGTACGGGGTGATCGACCAGCTGCTCTTTGACGGGCTGATGCGGCGGGATGTGACGGGGGAGACGGTGCCGGGACTGGCGGAGTCGTACGAATACGATCCGGAGACCTATACCTATGTATTCCGGCTGCGTGACGGCGTGTTCTGGCACGATGGGAAGCCGCTGCGTGCGGCGGATGTGAAATTCACCATCGAGGCGATCCGGAATCCGATGACGGATTCGCTCAATGCGCAGAACTTCGAGGATGTGCGCGAGATCACCGAGATCGACGACAAGACCGTACGCATCCGTCTGTCCGCGCCGAACGCCGCCTTCCTCGACTACATGGTGCAGCCGATCCTGCCCGCACATCTCTTGGCGGGGCGGGATCTGAGGACGACAGGATTCTTCCGCAGCCCTGTCGGCACGGGTCCCTTCCGGCTCGATCATTGGGAGGCGGGAAAGGAAATCGTCCTCGCGCGCAACGAGGACTACTATCGCGGCGCACCGAAGATCGACAGCTTCGTATTCAAGATCATCGAGGATGATGTTGCGGAGGCGCAGGCACTTGCGGACGGAAAGATCGACGCGGCGCATCTCGCTCCGACGAATGCAGCGCAGTTCATGGGGAATCCCGCCTACCATTGCTATGATATGAAGACGGCGGACTACCGCGCGATCCTGTTCAACTTCGCGCATCCCTACTGGCAGCGGAACCGTGACCTCATCCCTGCGATCTCCTATGCGATCGACCGACAGGCGCTCATCGACAAGGCACTGCTCGGCTATGGAATACCGGCGTACGGCCCCTTGCAGCGCAGCGTCTACAACAATCCGAACGTGGAGCGCTACGACTACAACCCCGCAAAGGCGCAGCAGCTCCTTGAGGCGGCGGGCTGCACGAGGGGGAGTGACGGCTACTATATGCGCGGCGGCGAGGAGGTCGGCTTCCGGCTCACCGTGCGGAACGATAATTTCGCCCGCATCGAGATCATCAATGCCGCAGCGGAGCAGCTGTGCGCCGCCGGCATCCACTGCACAGTGGAGACTCCGGCAAAGATCGATTGGGACGGACAGATGGCGTACCTCATCGGCTGGGGCAGTGCGCTCGATGCAGACGTGCATACATACAAGGTATTTGCAACGAATGGGAAAGCGAATGACGGTCACTACGCGAACGCACGCGTTGATGAATATCTCGTGGCGGCGCGGCGTACGAGCGACCCCGCCGAGCGGATGCGGCTCTATGGCCTGTTTCAGGAGGAACTGGCAAAGGATCCGCCCTATGTGTTCCTCTGCTACATTGACACTGTCTATGTGATGCGTACACGCGTGCACGGCGTCGCGGAGAACAACGTGCTCGGGCATCGCGCCATCGGCTTCTTTGCGAATGTCAACGAGTGGACGGTGGATTGA
- a CDS encoding vWA domain-containing protein yields the protein MKKGLTELVFIVDRSGSMAGLEKDTIGGFNSMLKEQAELAGEARVTTVLFDNQYRLLHDRIDIRAVAPLTDKDYRVGGGTALLDAIGRTMEKIRAVQKQTAEEYRAEKVLFVIITDGEENSSRKYSAAQIKERIEHQKEKYGWEFVFFGANMDAVMEAAKIGIGAEFARGWMANAAGTAVAYNAMSALATELRMR from the coding sequence ATGAAGAAGGGATTGACGGAGCTGGTGTTCATCGTCGATCGGAGCGGGTCGATGGCGGGGCTTGAGAAGGATACGATCGGCGGGTTCAACTCGATGCTGAAGGAGCAGGCGGAGCTTGCGGGCGAGGCGCGTGTGACGACGGTGCTGTTCGACAATCAGTATCGGCTGCTGCATGACCGCATCGACATCCGTGCGGTCGCACCGTTGACCGACAAGGACTATCGTGTGGGCGGCGGCACGGCTCTCCTCGATGCCATCGGGCGCACGATGGAGAAGATTCGCGCGGTGCAGAAGCAGACGGCGGAGGAGTATCGCGCGGAGAAGGTGCTCTTTGTCATCATCACGGACGGCGAGGAGAATTCCAGCCGCAAGTATTCGGCGGCGCAGATCAAGGAGCGAATCGAGCATCAGAAGGAGAAATACGGCTGGGAGTTTGTCTTCTTCGGCGCAAATATGGATGCGGTCATGGAGGCGGCAAAGATCGGCATTGGAGCTGAGTTCGCGCGGGGGTGGATGGCGAACGCCGCAGGGACAGCGGTGGCGTATAACGCCATGTCGGCGCTCGCGACAGAGTTGCGGATGCGGTAG
- a CDS encoding DUF4238 domain-containing protein produces MQLKLKKAQHYVFQSYLQAWCDADKKLWCLRNRNVFKSGTHNIAQQRYFYEIEPWSEAEIKFYKLYISNQREWVQKALMEHLRVYQYPFEAEKRLDNLRKGLLAHINCAENSGRLEEIESSFADMQKGLDAAKKNMTEEFYSDIEGQAVAWLKSLQQHDMSFYTGKDFEDFINFIGIQYFRTKKMSDHFINVMEQGIKDPQMFTFCKNHDIDPQQINPRHFVHMLVWQYQGALIDHLIRHKPHMTLLINKNSTGFLTSDQPIINIKADYKNKNKEPKDLILYFPVSPDVAITINDNNDLDKIQVDEPVVQKYNKFIVDASHESIFGDSPELLRDIIKNI; encoded by the coding sequence ATGCAATTGAAATTGAAGAAAGCGCAACACTATGTATTTCAAAGTTATTTGCAAGCATGGTGTGATGCTGATAAGAAACTATGGTGTTTGAGAAACCGTAATGTTTTTAAATCCGGAACACATAATATAGCGCAACAAAGATATTTTTATGAAATTGAACCGTGGAGTGAAGCAGAGATAAAGTTTTATAAGCTTTATATTTCCAATCAGAGGGAATGGGTTCAAAAAGCATTGATGGAACACTTGCGCGTATATCAATACCCCTTTGAAGCAGAAAAACGACTGGATAACTTGCGCAAAGGATTGTTGGCTCACATAAATTGCGCCGAGAATAGTGGGCGGTTGGAAGAAATAGAAAGCAGTTTTGCCGATATGCAGAAGGGGCTGGATGCGGCTAAGAAAAATATGACTGAGGAATTTTATAGCGATATAGAAGGGCAGGCTGTTGCTTGGCTCAAAAGCTTACAACAGCATGATATGTCATTTTATACAGGAAAGGATTTTGAGGATTTTATAAACTTTATAGGAATACAATATTTCAGAACAAAGAAGATGAGTGATCACTTCATCAATGTGATGGAACAGGGGATAAAAGATCCTCAAATGTTTACCTTTTGCAAAAACCATGATATTGATCCTCAACAAATAAATCCTCGCCATTTTGTACATATGTTAGTGTGGCAATACCAAGGGGCTTTGATAGATCACCTTATACGCCATAAACCACATATGACCTTGCTTATTAACAAAAATTCAACAGGATTCCTTACATCTGATCAACCAATAATAAACATAAAAGCCGATTATAAAAATAAAAATAAAGAGCCAAAAGATTTGATTTTATATTTCCCCGTATCGCCTGATGTTGCAATTACAATCAATGACAATAACGACTTGGATAAAATCCAAGTAGATGAACCAGTGGTTCAGAAATACAATAAATTTATCGTAGATGCGTCTCACGAATCAATTTTTGGAGACAGCCCCGAATTACTACGTGATATAATAAAAAACATATAG
- a CDS encoding TPM domain-containing protein: MNSEKHLRAYLALLLMLAVLLLSGSPAADAAESDLLAKPAQRSYIVDTAGMVTPADAAQIKKIGAELRAKTKAEIVVVTVPTLGTADIETYANELFRSWGIGDARMNNGVLLLIAKDDRAFRIEVGYGLEGAITDGYAGSVLDAMKGEFRKENYSPAILTAYITLTQKTCAEYGVGLESLGAALGIPAKPAHLGAVADFGDILMPEDAAAIEQMGGDLTNATGAQMIVVTMPTLKGVNAERFAQQLFADWQLKDAAQGKTALLFIAKEEREVFFLFGPALTEMEQEHDTTYATNRIRSEFPFDKDDISEEIRKGYAIVSARLCTNAHVTVPDSIDEGGSEPFYVYLFGFLICIPILLLILWMVGQVFSIAFFSLASLLNLLSSGKYGYTPYGGIGGTYDDDDDRPSYGGGGSSGGGSYGGGSSGGGGASGNW, encoded by the coding sequence ATGAACAGTGAGAAACATCTGCGGGCATACCTCGCGCTCCTCCTCATGCTCGCGGTACTTCTTCTCAGCGGCAGCCCTGCGGCGGATGCCGCCGAAAGCGATCTGCTCGCAAAGCCCGCGCAGCGGTCGTACATCGTCGACACGGCGGGCATGGTCACGCCCGCGGACGCGGCACAGATCAAAAAGATCGGTGCGGAGCTTCGCGCAAAGACAAAGGCGGAGATCGTCGTCGTCACCGTACCGACGCTCGGCACCGCAGACATCGAGACGTACGCGAACGAACTCTTTCGCAGCTGGGGCATCGGCGATGCACGGATGAATAACGGCGTGCTCCTGCTCATCGCGAAGGACGACCGCGCGTTCCGCATCGAGGTCGGCTACGGACTGGAGGGCGCGATCACGGACGGCTATGCGGGCAGCGTCCTCGACGCGATGAAAGGGGAATTCCGCAAGGAGAACTACTCCCCCGCGATCCTCACGGCGTACATCACGCTCACGCAAAAGACGTGTGCGGAGTACGGCGTGGGGCTCGAAAGTCTCGGTGCGGCGCTCGGCATCCCCGCAAAGCCCGCACATCTCGGCGCAGTGGCTGACTTTGGCGACATACTGATGCCCGAGGATGCGGCAGCGATTGAGCAGATGGGCGGAGACCTCACGAACGCGACGGGCGCACAGATGATTGTCGTCACCATGCCGACGCTGAAGGGCGTAAATGCAGAGCGGTTTGCGCAGCAGCTCTTTGCGGACTGGCAGCTGAAGGACGCGGCACAGGGGAAAACGGCTCTGCTCTTTATCGCAAAGGAAGAGCGCGAGGTGTTCTTCCTGTTCGGACCTGCCCTGACCGAGATGGAGCAGGAGCACGACACGACCTACGCCACCAATCGTATCCGCTCCGAGTTCCCCTTCGACAAGGACGACATTTCCGAAGAGATCCGAAAGGGCTACGCCATAGTCAGCGCACGGCTGTGCACGAATGCCCATGTGACTGTCCCCGACTCCATCGACGAGGGCGGCAGTGAGCCGTTCTACGTCTATCTCTTCGGCTTCCTCATCTGTATCCCGATCCTCCTGCTCATCCTCTGGATGGTGGGGCAGGTGTTCAGTATTGCCTTTTTCTCGCTCGCTTCCCTGCTGAACCTCCTCTCCTCGGGCAAATACGGTTATACGCCGTACGGCGGAATCGGCGGCACCTACGACGACGACGATGATCGTCCCTCCTACGGCGGCGGTGGCTCCTCGGGCGGCGGCAGCTACGGCGGCGGCTCCTCGGGCGGCGGCGGTGCGTCGGGGAATTGGTAG
- a CDS encoding type II toxin-antitoxin system HicB family antitoxin, whose amino-acid sequence MMVDIDAYQVTISALSVEDGGGFLAEVFELPGCMADGETKEEALRNISDAIVSWIETAKAEGRTVPAPKLAAAV is encoded by the coding sequence ATGATGGTTGATATTGACGCATATCAGGTGACGATTTCTGCATTGTCCGTGGAGGATGGCGGAGGCTTCTTGGCTGAGGTGTTTGAACTCCCGGGGTGTATGGCGGATGGAGAAACGAAGGAGGAGGCGCTGCGGAACATTTCGGATGCGATCGTTTCGTGGATTGAAACGGCAAAAGCTGAGGGACGCACGGTACCCGCTCCGAAACTGGCGGCAGCTGTATAA
- a CDS encoding toxin HicA produces MGHYEKLLQKIENNPADVTFDELEKLMTKVGGFTCRSGKGDHYTFSHPRLQEILTVDSRGKRRPLKAIYVKRALVLYKRVVER; encoded by the coding sequence GTGGGACATTATGAAAAGTTACTCCAAAAAATAGAAAATAATCCTGCTGACGTTACTTTTGATGAGCTGGAAAAATTGATGACGAAGGTAGGCGGATTTACTTGTCGATCGGGGAAAGGAGATCACTATACGTTTTCACATCCGCGTCTGCAGGAGATTCTGACCGTGGATTCGAGAGGGAAGCGTCGTCCGCTGAAGGCGATCTATGTGAAACGGGCACTCGTGCTGTATAAACGGGTTGTGGAGAGATAA